One Scomber scombrus chromosome 4, fScoSco1.1, whole genome shotgun sequence genomic region harbors:
- the si:dkey-178e17.3 gene encoding somatomedin-B and thrombospondin type-1 domain-containing protein, with product MGAHGWSSAGLGFVVFGYLAFFCGVIVPQAEAGCRERENPNCCTGRNNECFEYTKRKTVCYCDTYCQKTGDCCEDYQRVCQISAAIDCVVGSWGPWSSCTSPCGVGSTERSRQVSVPPRNGGTPCPDLKQRRGCFGNNAICSTAKEVAKILPDSFKRNFKDPWRRPHMLMKEEKASYCVNLRVKQASAACKLKLWSAQLVRERLVCAECQSDAMSKSDRCGGDGLESTRTFWAAASVPGCHGSWVRETSSEGCRCPPYSLLFV from the exons ATGGGAGCGCATGGATGGAGCTCAGCGGGTCTTGGGTTTGTCGTTTTTGGATATTTAGCGTTTTTCTGCGGGGTGATTGTTCCACAGGCTGAAGCGGGCTGCAGGGAGAGGGAGAACCCAAACTGCTGCACCGGCCGAAATAACGAATGTTTTGAGTACACCAAGAGAAAAACAGTGTGCTACTGTGATACTTACTGTCAGAAGACTGGAGACTGCTGTGAGGATTATCAGCGTGTGTGCCAAATATCTG CAGCCATTGACTGTGTGGTGGGATCATGGGGTCCCTGGTCATCATGCACATCTCCATGTGGGGTTGGCAGCACAGAAAGGAGTCGCCAAGTGTCTGTTCCTCCAAGAAATGGAGGCACGCCCTGTCCTGACCTCAAACAGCGTCGAGGATGCTTTGGAAACAACGCAATATGCAGCACTGCAAAAG AGGTGGCAAAGATCCTGCCTGATTCTTTCAAGAGGAACTTCAAGGACCCTTGGAGGCGACCACACATGCtgatgaaggaggagaaggcCAG TTACTGTGTGAACCTGCGGGTGAAACAGGCCAGTGCAGCGTGTAAACTCAAACTGTGGAGTGCTCAGCTGGTGAGAGAGAGGCTGGTCTGTGCAGAGTGTCAGAGTGACGCCATGTCAAAATCAGACCGCTGTGGAGGAGACGGCCTGGAGAGCACCAG AACGTTCTgggcagcagcttcagtccCGGGCTGTCATGGTTCCTGGGTGCGGGAGACTTCTTCTGAAGGCTGCCGGTGTCCTCCGTACTCGCTGCTCTTTGTGTGA